Within Myceligenerans xiligouense, the genomic segment GGGCGGGTCAGTTCGGCCGTGACGAGGGCGTGCGTGCCGTCGCCGTCGGACGGGTCGTCGGAGATCTCGTGCGAACCGCCGATCGACGTCACGGTCACGGCCGTGTACGGAGGCGGCGTCACCGGTTGGATCGCCGTACCGGGCCGCAGGTAGCGGGTGATCTCGCCCTCGCCCGCCACCAGTGCTCCGAGGAACGCTGCGACGGACTCGCCGGCCTCCGACGTGATGGGGATCGTGCGCGGGTAGTCGAGGTCGGGAGCATCGGCCGCCGAGGGGCCGGGCACCGGAGCGGGCAGGGCGAGGGCCGCCACCGCGAGCGGCTCGTCCTCGTCCGCGGGCTGCTGGACCGTGACCGGCACCTGGAAGTACCGGCGCACCCACACGAGCACGGGCTCGGAGTCCTCCGAGCCTTCGGCCGAGTTCTCACCGGCGTCGGAGGAACCTGCCTCACCCGCCCCGTTGTCGCCGGCGGGTACGGCTGTCCCGGGCGCCGGCTCGGCGACGTCCACGCCGACCGTGACCATCCACGTCGTGCCGGAGGGGCCCGGATCACCGGCGGTCACCGCCGCGACCGAACTGTCCCGGATCGTCAGGCCCGTGGCCGGCAGCGTGCCGATCGAGGCCTCCGTCAGCGACGTCACCAGTGCCTGGTCGTCCCGATCCGCGCGCAGCCACGTCTCCGTCAGCTCCACGGCCCGCTCGGTGGCGGCCGCCGCCGCGGTCTGATCCGCCCGGCCCGTACCGGCGGCCACGGGGGCGGCGTCGGGTCGGAGGGCTGTCCAGACAAGGGCGACCGGGCCGGTGGCGAGGGCCAGCACGAGCAGCGCGGTCCACGCCTTCGAGGCGAGCGCCGGCCCCTGTGACCACTCCACCACCTGCGGCGGCGGGGTGTCGGCGGGCGGTGGCGTCGCGTCGGCCCCGGCCGGGACCGAACCGCCCAGCTGCCAGGGATTGCCCGACGGCGACGCGGCAGCCTCCTCGACGGCGGGCTGGGGATGCGCCGGGAGCGCCGACGGTGACGTCGCGCGCTTCTTGCCGCGACGCCCGGTCAGGAGCGAACTCATCGCGTGCGCACCTCGTCGGGCAGACCGTTCGAGAAATCGCGGGACAGTCGGGCGCGAGCGGCCCGTGCACTGCGGGTGCGGGGGTTCTCCAGGGCGTCAGCGATCCGGTGCGCGGTGTCGTCGTTGCCGAGAGGGTCTTGCTTGAGGGCGGCCACCAGCGCGTCGATGACCGGCTTGACCTCCCCGCGGACGGCGTGCACCTCGGCCGTGTCACGCAGGAGCTCCATGGTCACGTCGTCGTGGTGGAGCTCGGGGGCGGGCTCTTTGCTCATCTCGCTTCTCCCAGTCACCGGTGCGGGTTCGGGTCTTCACTGCTGTCGGTTCGTCACCTCGAACAAATGGGCTGCCAGGGGCTCGTGTGACCCAAAGATTGCCGACGTAGAAGGAAATGTGAGCCAGATCACATCAAGTGTAAATCTGCGGGCAACAGTAGCGGGCAACAGTCCCCGGATGTCCTGGTGGCCAGGCGCTGACCAGCGCTCCGGCATCGCGCCGCTCGTACGACGGAGGAGTCACGTTCATGCCCGGCACGTCTGCAGCTGCCTCCGGCACGCTCATGACCGAGCTCGATCACGACTGGGCCGACCTCGTGGCGACTCGATCCTTCGCCGACGAGATCGACCGCTTCAGCCGCCGTTTCCCGCAGCTCTCCGGACTGACCGACGGCCGTCCCGTCCGCTTCACCTCGGACGAGGCCGACACCGTGCTGCACGCACTACTCGTCGAACATGCCCGGGGGAGCTTTGCCGCCGGCCGTGCCGTGCTGCAGTGCATGCTCCCGGCGGTGCGCTCCATCGTGCGGCGCTCGCGTCGCCACTACAGCGACGTGCAGGACCTGGAGCAGGAAGCGGCCGCGGCGATGTGGGACGCGATCTGCCATTACGACCTCGACCGCGTCGACAAGGTCGCGATGCGACTGCAGGGCCATACCCTGACGCGAGTGGTGGGTGACCAGGCTCCGTTCGCGCGCGGTACGCGAGCGAGCCGGGCGCCCCAGGTGGAAGAGATCCCCACGGACGCGGCGGTGCTGCCGCATCTCGAGCGCCCGGAGCCGGAGGAGCAGGGGCCCGCGGCTGTGTACTCGCTCGCGAGCGCGTCGCTCGGGGCCACCGGTGAGGTGCTCGACGTCATCGCATGGGGGATCGACGTCCGCGTTATCACAAGAGAAGAAGCGTCTCTCCTCGCACGCGTCTACGCTCCAGATCCAGAGCTGCCCGAGTACGCCGAGCTCGGCGCCGGGAGAGGTACATACCAGAAGCGAGTTGCCGACGAGCTCGGCATCTCGCACGCCACACTTCGTCAGCGCGCGAGCCGAGCGGTTCGCCGACTGGCCGAAGCCGTCCGCACCGGGGGTCTGTCTGGGGGATCACCGGACGGGCGGAAGGACGAGGGCCGTGGAACGGCATCGGGAGAACCACTGGGGGGTGCGTGACTCTCGGGGGTTTCCACACCAGCCCCGTCCCTTGGCATGGGGGGTCGTCCGCCTCCAGTCGGCGGCCCCCCATGTCGTGTCTGATCGGGCCCCCAGCGGCCCGGCCGGCGTCGCCCGGTCCCGGCGGGACCGGGTGAAGTTCTCGCCGTCTGTGTTTCCCCAGGTCAGCGCTACTGCTGGGGTTTACCCGATGTCCAGGGCTTCTCCACAGCATGTGAACTGTGGTTGACCTTCCCTTGCCCGGAACTATCCGGCTACCGTTCAACCTGCCGGGTTCGCCCGCGTGCATCAGGATTGCCTGCGGGAGTACATGACCGGGAGGGGACGGCAAGTGAGTAGTGACACGAGCGTCGGTGCGAGACGCACCGGCCCGGGCGGGGCCATGCCCCCGTCCGCGGCCGGCCAGGAAGCGCGAGTCGCGGGCCCCAAGGTTCCCGCTCCGGCGAAACCGACGCGCGCTCGCCGCCGGCCCGCCGTCATCGCACTCGGCCTCGCCCTCGTCGCGCTCGGCATCCTGGCGTCGGTGTACCTGACCACCACGCTCGGCCAGACGCACAAGGTGCTGGCCGTCACGTCGAACGTCGCTCGCGGAGACATGATCACCCCGAGCGACCTCGCACCCGTCGACCTGCCGACGGGTCCGACGCTGCTGGACCCGGTCGACGCGAGCCTGCTGGAAGAGGTCGTCGATCAGTTCGCCACCGTCGACCTGCCCGCGGGGTCGCTGCTCACCGCCGACAGCTACGCGGCCAGCCTGCAGCCCGGCGAGGGCAGGTCGATCGTCGGCATCGCCCTGAACCCGAACCAGATGCCCGCGACGTCCCTGGCTGCCGGTGACCAGGTCCGGATCATCGAGACACCGGTCAGCGGCGGGGACGCCCCCGTCGAGGACCCCTTCGCGATCCCGGCCGCCATCGTCACCGTGAAGGAGGCCACCGTCGGCGACCAGACCGTCGTCGACGTCGACGTGGCCCGCAACCAGGCCGCGGCGCTCGCCGCGCGGGCCGCGAGCGGCCGCGTCGCCCTCGTCCTCGACGCTGCCCCGGCCGGTGGGAACGCCGCCACCGATGGGAGCGCCCCCTCGACCGGAGGTGACGCCCCGACCGGCGCCGCCGGCAGCGGTGACGCCGGTGCGGCGAACGGCGAGGCTCCGACAGACGGGAACGGGTGATCCCGTGGCCCTCGTCGCACTCGCGAACGCGAAGGGCTCGCCGGGAACCACCACGACAGCGCTCGTGCTCGCGATCTCCTGGCCCCGGCCGGTGCTGCTCGTGGAGGCGGATCTCGCCGGCGCGTCGATCCTCGCGGGGTACTTCCGGGGACAACTCGCACACGACCGCGGACTGAGTCAGCTCGCCATCGCGCACAGCCACGGCGAGCTCGAGACCTCCCTCTGGGACCAGACACTCGCACTCGTCCAGAACAACCAGGACAAGAAACTGCTGCCGGGCATCGTGTCCCCGCACCAGGCTCCGTCGGTCGCCAACCTCTGGGGTGCGCTCGCGAACCAGCTCGTCGCCCTGGAGCGCGGTGGCATGGACGTGATCGTGGACCTCGGACGCCTGGGGCCGGCCGGGCGCGACGATCGTGAGCCGATCCTCCGTCTCGCCGACCAGGTCGTCCTCACCACGGGCTCACGCCTGCCCGACATCGCGGTCAGCCGCGAACTCGTCCGGTCCCGCACGTCGGTCCTCGAGGAGGCCGCCCGCGACCTGACGAATCTCGCGACGTTGACGATCGGGCCTGGACGCCCGTACGAAGCGAAGGAGATCGCCCGGACACTCGGCCTCGGGTCCGTCGGATCGATCGCGTGGGACCCGGTCAACGCCGAGGTCCTGTCGGTCGGGTCGCCGACGGGGCGCAAGTGGGGTTCGTCGCCCCTCGTCCGGAGCGCGGGCCCGGTGGTCACGGCCATTCAGGAACGCACCACCACACGACGGGAACGCTTCTCCACCGGCATGCCCGCCCGCGGGACGCCGATGGGCAACGGCGCGATCGGGGGTACCGGACGATGACCAGGAGGCGTGAGGATCTCGAAGGGCTGCCGATCTTCGGCGGCGACGGATCCCGGCAACGCCGGACACCGGAGTCCGGGCGCCGCCCGCCGGCCGGCTCGGCGAAGCCCGGGAACGACGGCGCGCCGTCGTCTCGGCCCGCGGGGTCGCCCCCCGCCGGTCTGAGCGGTGCGGTGGGTGCGGTGGCCGCCGGCCGTCGTCCGACGCCACCGGCTCGCCCGGCCGACGTGTACCCGGGAGACCGCCGCCCGACCGCCGGACCCTGGAGCGGCGCGACCATCCGGCCCGAGTCGTCCCCGAGCGCCCAGCCGCCCGAGGCCCAGTCGCCGAACGGCGGGAGCGGCGACCACGGTGGTCCCCTGCCCGGCTCCCCGGGTCGTCCGGACACCGTGCCGGGTCGGGAGTTCTCCGCCGCGGCAGGCGGAGGCGGGGCCGAGGCGTGGGTCGCGGGCGGGCGCCAGGTGCGGACACTGGAGGCCTCGAATCCCGGCGGAGTGCGGGACTCCGAGTTCTGGCGCCAGGTGAACAGCCTGCGCGGGGAGGTGTCGTCGCGCCTCACCAACGCCCTCGCAGCCCGCGAGCTCGACGAGGAGGAACGCGAGGCCCTCGGCCAGGAGCTCATTCAGCAGGTGGTCCGGGACCACAACGACGCGATGCTGTCCGGCGGGCAGCGGCCGTGGACCGCCGAGTACCAGGTCGAGATCACGCGCGCGTTGTTCGACGCCCTGTTCCGGCTCGGCCGGCTGCAGCCGCTGATCGACACGCCGGACGTGGAGAACATCGAGATCACGGGAACGCAGCCCGTGCTGATGCTCATGGGCGACGGCCGCCGCGTCTACACCGAGCCCATCGCCGACTCGGACGGCGAGCTGATCGACTTCCTGCAGTTCCTGGCGGCTCGCGATCCGGCGAACGAGCGCTCGTTCACCCGCGCCAACCCGTTCCTCAACCTGGACCTGCCGGGCCGGGTGCGCCTGGCGGCCGTCGGCTGGGTGGTGCCGTCGCCCCGCGTGACGATTCGTCTGCAACGCCTGCAGTCCGTGGACCTCGGCGTGCTGCGCGCGACAGGCACCGTGGACGCGGTCCTGGAGGGGTTCCTCACCGCCGCGGTGCGCGCGCGCAAGTCGATCGTCGTCTCGGGCCAAGGACAGGGATCGGGCAAGACGACCCTGCTCCGCGCACTCTGCGCGAGCCTCTCGCCATGGGAGTCCGTCGCCACCATCGAGACGGACTACGAGCTCTACCTGCACCTCGAGCCCGAGAAGCATCGGCGCGTCGTCGCGCTTCGTACCCGCGAGGGCTCCGGCGAGATGAACACCGCGGGCCGCCGGGTCGGCGAGATCGACACCAACATCAACGTCTACGAGTCACTGCGTCACAACATCTCCCGCGTCATCGTCGGTGAGGTCCGCGGCCCGGAGATCGTCTCGATGTTCCAGGCCATGCAGATGGGCAACGGCTCACTGTCCACCGTGCACGCGGACGGCGCCCGTGACGTGGTCGAACGCCTGGTGGGCATGGCGGTACAGGACAGCACCCTCAGTGAGACGTACGCCTACCGGCAGGTGGCGCAGTCGATCGACCTCATCGTCTTCCTTCGCGTGGACATCGACCCGACCACGGGGCTCCGCACGCGCTACGTCTCCGAGGTCATCGAAGTGACCCGGGGCGAGGCCGGCAATCCGGTCGCGGTCACCGATGTGTTCCGGCCCGGACCGGACGGCCGCGCGGTGCCCGCCCACACGCCGTCGTTCCTCGGGGATCTGGAGGCGGACGGGTTCGATCCGAACCTGCTCAACTTCCACGAGGGACTCTGGGGGGTTACCTCGTGATGAACCATGACGAACGGCGCCAGAAGGGACTCGACGGATGACCACCTTCCTCGCCGTCGCCGCCGGCCTCGCGGTCGGGATCGGGGCCTGGCTCGTCGTCGTCGGGCTGCTGAAGCGAGAGGTGACCCCGCGGCCGCCGTCGTCCACCGGGAAGCCCTTCGCGGGTCTGCTGCGCCTGATCGGGCTCGACGAGGGCGGGCCGCTGTACTCGAAGCGCCGGACGGTGCTGGTCAGCGCGGGTGCGGGGTTCGCGGTCGGTCTCTTCACGGGCTGGTGGTCGCTGACCGTGATCGTGCCGGTCATGGTGGTCGGGCTGCCGGCGCTGTTCCGCACCACCACGCAGTCGAGCGAGGTGGAGAAGCTCATCGACCTGACGGCGTGGGTACGCTCGTTGATCGGTGTGCTGAGCGGCGGTGCCGTCGGGCTGGAGCAGGGCATCGCGGCGACGTTGCCGTCGGCCGCGCCGTCGGTGCGGCCTTCTCTCGCGCGACTGGTCGCCCGGCTGGAGGCGCGGCAGCCGATCAAGCCCGCGCTGTATCGCTGGGCCGACGAGATGGACGACTACTCGTCGGACATGATCGCCTCGGCGCTCATCCTCGAGTCCGACAACCGCACGGGTGCCGTCGCCCCGGCGCTCAAGCAACTCGCGGAATCACTGTCCGCGCAGGCGCGCGCCCGGCGCGAGATCGAGACCGAGCGGGCGACCGGCCGCGCGACGGTCCGCTGGGTGACGGTCGTGACGCTCGTGGTGCTGGGCGGCACGGCCATGACCGGCTATCTCGACGGGTACGACTCCGCTGTCGGGCAGATCGTGGCGGTCACCTTGTTCTCTGCCTACTGCGGCTGCCTGCTGTGGATGCGCCGCATCTCGATGGGACAGCCGATCCCGCGGTTCCTTCCGCACGAAGGGGGCGCGTGATGTTCGGCGGCATCTGGCCGTCCGCCGTTGCGGGCGCCGTGGCGGGACTCGGCCTCTGGCTCGTGGTCCGCGCCCTCGTGCCGACGCAGCCGCGGCTGCAGTCCGCGCTCGACCGCCTGAGCGGCGAGGACAAGCTCGCGTCCGTCGAGCTGGCGGACGACGACGGCTCCGGGCTGAGCCGCACCGAGCAGGTGACCCAGCAGTTCGGGGCGTGGGCGCAGCGACGACTGCCGCTGCCGATGCTCATGCGGGCGGGTCCGAGCGCGGCCGATCTCGACCTCATCGGAAGGACCGCGACCGAGCATTACGGAGCCAAGGCGCTGGGCGCGGTGGTCGTCCTGGTGGGAGTGCCGTTCATCGGTCTCATGGCGGGCATGCTGAACCTCGGCCTGCCCGTCGGGCTGCCGTTCGGGGCGGCACTCGTGCTCGCGATCGGCGCGTGGTTCCTCCCGGACCTGGAAGCGCGGAGCAAGGCCCGGAGGGCACGCCAGGAGTTCACCCGTGCGGTGTCGACGTACTTGGAGCTCCTGGCGATCGAGCGGATCTCGGGCGCAGGCGCGACGCAGGCGACGTTCGCCGCCGCCCAGGTGGCGGATTCCTGGCCGTTCCGGCGGATCGCGGAGTCGCTGGAACGCGGGCGCTGGGAGGGCGAGCCGCCGTGGACGGCGCTGCGGGACCTGGGCAGCGAGATCGAGGTCGACGCACTGGGTGAGGTGGCGTCGATCGTCGAGCTCGCCGGGACGCAGGGCTCAGCCATTCATGACCAGCTCCAGTCCAAGGCGGCGGCCATGCGAGACGCGCAGCTCGACGTCGAGCAGCAGATCGCCCACGACGCGACGGTCCGCATGACCGTCCCCGGAACCCTGACGGTTTTCGTCTACTTCATCATGCTGATCTTCCCGATCGGCGTGACGATGTTCGAGCAACTTCCGTGACCCCGTGCTGACCACGGGCTTGACGCCGTCGGCGAACAGCAGGCAACAGATCGTGGACGGGGCTTCACAGCCGCAGAATTTCCGCGAAGACTCGTGTCGCACGTGTCACACGAACCGGATCTTGCCCATTTGTTGATTTCGAGAGCACCCCAGGAGTCGCCATGTCCACTGCACAGCACCAGTCCGCTCAGCGGGTCGGCGCGGCGTCGAGCGCCGTCGTCCAGGCACATCTGCGCGCGAACGAGACGCGCGAACTGATGGGCCGTGCCTCCGCGCAGCTCGCGGAGCGCGGCGCAGAACTGCGCACGCGTCTCGCCGCGCGCCGTCACGGCCTGCCCGAGGACGCGGGACTCGAGTCGATCGAGGTCGTCGTGCTGTCCGTGGTGGGTCTCGGCATCGCCGTCGGGCTCGGACTCGCGATCCAGGGCCTCGTGGAGAGCTACATGACTGATCTAGTGCGCGGGGGATGAGTGAGGGAGCGCATACGCCGAGAACTGCCGTTTCGCGCACCGGCCCGGCCGGACGCCGAGCGGGAGCGAGGCGCTGCCTCCCTCCAGACCGTGATCACGTACCCCGTGGTGCTCCTGCTGATCTTCGGCATCGTCCAGGGCGTGATCTACTTCCACGCGCAGAACGTGGCGCGCTCCGTGGCGAACGGAGCGGTGCAGGCTGCTCGTCTCGAGACCGGGACGGTCGCCGACGGGTACGCCGAGGCGGCAGTCCGGCTCGACCGGGGGCGTGACGTGTTCGCCTCGGTGGACGTCGTCGTGGAGCGCGGCGAGGAAATCGCGACGGCGACCGTGGTGGGGCTCGCCCCGTCGCTGGTGCCCGGCTTCCAAGGGCTCCGCGTGGAGCAGACCGCCACCGGTCCGGTCGAACGCTTCACGCCGGCGGTGGGCCCATGACCCTGAGCAGGGCCGTCCGAGCCCTCCGGAACCGGCAGGCTCAGCCACGGCACCGCCTCGACGCCCGGCTCCGTGGGCCGGTGACCGGCTCCTCCTGCCACGGTGCGGCGGAACGGGGCAACGTGGCGATCAACACCGCCGTCATCTTCCCGATGGTGCTGCTGATCGCGATGCTCTTGCTCATGGCCGGCCGGACGGTCCTGGCGCAGGGCGCGGTGCAGTCCGCGGCCAACGAGGCGGCTCGATCGGCGTCGATCAGTCGCACTGCCACCACCGCGCACATCTCGGCGTCCCAGACCGCGCTCAGCACGCTGAACAACTCGGGCGTCTCGTGCTCCTCCACGACGGTCACTCCGTCGCTCGACGCCTTCACCCTTCCTCTCGGGACGGTGGGCGAGGTCCGGGTGGAGGTGTCGTGCGTCGTTCCGCTCTCGGACCTCGGCCTTCCGGGCGCCCCGGGAGCCCGGGAGATGCGCGCGACGGGTACCTCGGTGCTGGACGCCTACCGGGGAAGGAGCTGACATGAGGAGCCATGTCCTCCGGGGCCTACCAGCCTCGTGGCGTTCTCCCGAGCCGCGGGGCTCGGCTCCCGCGTCGCGTGCTCGCCTCCGGGCGACCGGAGCCCGACGGCCCGGCGACGGCAACCGGGGTGCGCCGGCCGTCGGCGACGACGCACAACGGGGAGAGGTCAACATCCTCGTCGCGGGACTGGTCCCCGCACTGATCATCGCCATCGGACTGGTGGTGGACGGCGGCGGACGTCTTCAGGCTGCCGATCACGCCCAGTACGCGGCCGAGCAGGCAGCACGAGCGGGCGCCCAGGAGCAGGACATCTCCGAGGCGCAGTACGGCCGTCCGCCCACGCTCAACGCGTCCGCCGCGGTGGCGGCCGCGGAGTCCAACCTCACCGCTGCCGGAGTGTCCGGCCAGGTCGACTATGTCCAGGGCGCATCGATCGGCGTCAGCGCCACCGTCACGTACAGAACGAAGTTCCTTGCCCTGATCGGCATCCGCTCACTGTCCGCGGAGGGATCCGCGGAAGCCAGAGCCGTGCGCGGTATCACCCAGGAGGGATCCTGATGAGCACCACGACTGAACGCAAGGCAGCGGCGACACCGTCCGGGGCACCCGGCGGTGCCCCTTCCCACGGCCCGGCTCCCGGCACGGGCGGCCTGGCCGGTCGTGTGGCCCGCGGAGTGCTCTCCGTGACCCTGTTGCTGGCGCTCGTGGTGGGCATCCCGATCGGCTTGTGGGTGTTCGGCGTACCACTGCTGGACGCGGAGCTGTCGTGGGCCAGGTTCGTCTCCGTGATGTCCACGCCGGACGTGAGCGGTGCGGTTCTGCTCAGCCTGGTGACGGTGGTGGGCTGGATCGGGTGGGCCACGTTCGCGGTGGCGGTGCTGGTGGAATTCGTCGCGGTGATCCGCGGGGTGCGGGCTCCGCGCCTGCGGGGCCTGGGGCTGCAGCAGAGGCTCGCTGCCGTGCTGGTCGGTGCCGTGGTGGCGATGGTGCTCGCCACACCGGCCGGGGGCGAGGCAGTGGCAAGCTCGCCCGTCGTGGATCCGGTGGACGGGCAGTCCTCGGACTCGGTCGCGAGCAGCGTTCTGGAGTCGGTGCCGGCCTCCGCAGTGGCAGACGCCGAGCCCCCGGGGCACCGCCCCGACGCGGCAGGGAGCTCGCCGACAGAGCAAACAACCTCGCCGGTCAAGGTCACCAAGACGCGCGCCGAGACGAAGGCCGAGAGCGCGCGGACGTCGTCGGACGCGAACATGAAGACCTACACGGTGCAGCCGGGCGACTCACTCTGGCGCATCGCGCAGGAGACGCTGGGTGACGGCACGCGGTTCAAGGAGATCGCGCACCTCAACTACGGAGCGCAGCAGGACGACGGGCGCGCCCTCGACGGTTCGCACTGGGTCCGGCCCGGCTGGGTGCTGACGCTGCCTGACGACGCGTCCGGGTCGTCCGTTCACCAGGTCGCCGACGTCGCGCACGTCTCGGAGGCCGCATCGATCTCCGAGGTCAGGCCCGCCGAGACCCGCGATGTGACCGTGGAGCGGGGCGACACCCTGTGGGAGATCGCAGAGGAGCAACTCGGCGACGGGACGAAGTACTCAGAGCTGTACGAGGCGTCCCGCTCGACCACGCAGCCCGACGGCCGGAAGCTCACCGATCCGGACCTGATCTACCCGGGCTGGCAGGTCACGGTCCCCGCCACCGAAGAGGCGGAGAAAGCGGCGTCGGACGTCGATCCCGCGCCGGAGCGCGACACCGGCGGATCGGCGGCGGAGTCCGGGACGGGCGACGGCGACGCCGCGGATGCGGGGGAGCCCGGCGGGACCGCGAGCGATGCGGCCGGAGAGGGCGGGGCGGCCGATGGTGCGGCCTCCGACCAGACGACCTCGGAGGAAGGCAGCCTGGAGGACAGCGGTCCCGAGGACACCGCGTCTGAGAACAGCGGGTCCGAGGGTGCTGAACCAGCGGGCGAGCAGGTCGACGAGCCCGACGAGGACGGAGTCCCGTCCGACGAGGTCCCCGCTGACCAGCCGGCCGCCGAGGCCACGGAGGCGGCCACCGGAGACGGTGCCGGTTCGGAAGGAGCGTCCGAGCCCGCACCGCGCGGAGCGCAACGCGGCGAGAAGGAGACCGTCCCCACGGGAAACGAGCAGTCGGGCACCGGGGACGACGGCCCGTCGTCCTCGGAGTCCGCACCCGCCCCCGAGGACGAGGCGCCGGTGCTCGACGAGGTCGAGGAGTCGGACACCGAGACACCCGAGATCGAGGAGTCCGCTCCGGCCACGGAGACGCCCGTCGGCGAGAGCGTCCCGTCCGACGACGAAACCGCCGTCGCGGCCGTTCCACCCGGCGGGGCCGAGGGCACGTCGAACAAGGGTGGCGATGACGCACCCGGCGACGGCCGCGGCAACCCGGAGCCTCCCGGGTCGAACCCCTCCGCCGGCGGCGACACTCCCGCATACCAGGAGGTCACGCCCGACGACCTGGCCGTCGAACCGAACCTTGAGACCGGATCCGGGAGCGTCCCCGACATCGCGGAGTCCGCGCCCGCCCTCGCGAACGGCCAGAGCCCGGTCGGCGTCGCGGCCCCCGAGTCGTCCGCGGCGGCGTCCGCCACCGCCCCGCAGCCCGAACCCGCCATCAGCGCCGCGCTCGTCGACGCGAGCCTTTCCGATGAGCTCCTCGAAGCCTTCGACGTCCGGACGGCGGCGGGAGTCGGGGGCCTCCTCGCCGCAGGGATCCTCACCCTGCTCGCCGCCCGCCGTGACCGCGCCCGCCGCCGGCGCAAGCCCGGCGAGCGGATCGCGCTCCCGTCGCCCGGATCGCCGTCGGCCGAGTTCGAGACCGACCTGCGTGCCGTGGCGGACAAGCTCGGACGTGAACAGGTGGACATCGCGCTGCGAACCCTCGCCGGCTGGCATCGCGAACGAGGCCTGGCGCTCCCCGGCGTCCGCGTCGCGCGCCTCAAGTCCGGCGAGTTCATCGAGCTCTACCTCGACCGCGCCGCCGAGCTGCCGCCACCGTGGCTCAGCACCACGGACCGCTACGTCTGGCAGCTTCCCGCCGGCGAGAACCCGGCTGTGGCCAGCGACAAGGCCACTCCCGACCTCATGGAGTCGCCCTACCCCTCGCTCGTCACCCTCGGGCACGACGACGAGGACGCCCATCTCATGGTCGACCTGGAGAACGTCGGCTGCCTCGACATCCGGGGCAGTGACACCGCCGCCCAGTCCACCCTCGCGGCGCTCGCCGTCGAACTGGCGACGTCCCTGTGGGCGGACGATCTCCAGGTCACGGTGGTCGGAGCGCTCAGCGACCTGCCCGGCGTCGTCGACACGGGTCGGATCCGCCACGTTCCGTCGGTCGCGGGCATCGTGCGTGAGCTGGAGGCGCGGGCAGCCGACGTCGATCGCACGCTCGCACAGGTCGGCGCCGTCGACCTGTCCGACGCCCGCGGCCGCGGGCTCGCCATGGATGCCTGGACGCCGGAGATCCTCCTCGTCGGAGAGTCGCTCGCCGCCGCCGAACGCACCCGCCTCGAAGGGCTGGTCGAGCGCGTTCCTGGTGTCGGTATCGCGGCGGTGACATCGTGCGCCGAGATCGGTGAGTGGATGCTCGACCTCAGCGGCGAGCTCACCGGGGGC encodes:
- a CDS encoding type II secretion system F family protein, whose product is MTTFLAVAAGLAVGIGAWLVVVGLLKREVTPRPPSSTGKPFAGLLRLIGLDEGGPLYSKRRTVLVSAGAGFAVGLFTGWWSLTVIVPVMVVGLPALFRTTTQSSEVEKLIDLTAWVRSLIGVLSGGAVGLEQGIAATLPSAAPSVRPSLARLVARLEARQPIKPALYRWADEMDDYSSDMIASALILESDNRTGAVAPALKQLAESLSAQARARREIETERATGRATVRWVTVVTLVVLGGTAMTGYLDGYDSAVGQIVAVTLFSAYCGCLLWMRRISMGQPIPRFLPHEGGA
- a CDS encoding pilus assembly protein TadG-related protein: MRSHVLRGLPASWRSPEPRGSAPASRARLRATGARRPGDGNRGAPAVGDDAQRGEVNILVAGLVPALIIAIGLVVDGGGRLQAADHAQYAAEQAARAGAQEQDISEAQYGRPPTLNASAAVAAAESNLTAAGVSGQVDYVQGASIGVSATVTYRTKFLALIGIRSLSAEGSAEARAVRGITQEGS
- a CDS encoding SAF domain-containing protein, with amino-acid sequence MSSDTSVGARRTGPGGAMPPSAAGQEARVAGPKVPAPAKPTRARRRPAVIALGLALVALGILASVYLTTTLGQTHKVLAVTSNVARGDMITPSDLAPVDLPTGPTLLDPVDASLLEEVVDQFATVDLPAGSLLTADSYAASLQPGEGRSIVGIALNPNQMPATSLAAGDQVRIIETPVSGGDAPVEDPFAIPAAIVTVKEATVGDQTVVDVDVARNQAAALAARAASGRVALVLDAAPAGGNAATDGSAPSTGGDAPTGAAGSGDAGAANGEAPTDGNG
- a CDS encoding TadE family protein, whose translation is MRERIRRELPFRAPARPDAERERGAASLQTVITYPVVLLLIFGIVQGVIYFHAQNVARSVANGAVQAARLETGTVADGYAEAAVRLDRGRDVFASVDVVVERGEEIATATVVGLAPSLVPGFQGLRVEQTATGPVERFTPAVGP
- a CDS encoding sigma factor, with the translated sequence MPGTSAAASGTLMTELDHDWADLVATRSFADEIDRFSRRFPQLSGLTDGRPVRFTSDEADTVLHALLVEHARGSFAAGRAVLQCMLPAVRSIVRRSRRHYSDVQDLEQEAAAAMWDAICHYDLDRVDKVAMRLQGHTLTRVVGDQAPFARGTRASRAPQVEEIPTDAAVLPHLERPEPEEQGPAAVYSLASASLGATGEVLDVIAWGIDVRVITREEASLLARVYAPDPELPEYAELGAGRGTYQKRVADELGISHATLRQRASRAVRRLAEAVRTGGLSGGSPDGRKDEGRGTASGEPLGGA
- a CDS encoding CpaF family protein → MTRRREDLEGLPIFGGDGSRQRRTPESGRRPPAGSAKPGNDGAPSSRPAGSPPAGLSGAVGAVAAGRRPTPPARPADVYPGDRRPTAGPWSGATIRPESSPSAQPPEAQSPNGGSGDHGGPLPGSPGRPDTVPGREFSAAAGGGGAEAWVAGGRQVRTLEASNPGGVRDSEFWRQVNSLRGEVSSRLTNALAARELDEEEREALGQELIQQVVRDHNDAMLSGGQRPWTAEYQVEITRALFDALFRLGRLQPLIDTPDVENIEITGTQPVLMLMGDGRRVYTEPIADSDGELIDFLQFLAARDPANERSFTRANPFLNLDLPGRVRLAAVGWVVPSPRVTIRLQRLQSVDLGVLRATGTVDAVLEGFLTAAVRARKSIVVSGQGQGSGKTTLLRALCASLSPWESVATIETDYELYLHLEPEKHRRVVALRTREGSGEMNTAGRRVGEIDTNINVYESLRHNISRVIVGEVRGPEIVSMFQAMQMGNGSLSTVHADGARDVVERLVGMAVQDSTLSETYAYRQVAQSIDLIVFLRVDIDPTTGLRTRYVSEVIEVTRGEAGNPVAVTDVFRPGPDGRAVPAHTPSFLGDLEADGFDPNLLNFHEGLWGVTS
- a CDS encoding conjugal transfer protein; the encoded protein is MSSLLTGRRGKKRATSPSALPAHPQPAVEEAAASPSGNPWQLGGSVPAGADATPPPADTPPPQVVEWSQGPALASKAWTALLVLALATGPVALVWTALRPDAAPVAAGTGRADQTAAAAATERAVELTETWLRADRDDQALVTSLTEASIGTLPATGLTIRDSSVAAVTAGDPGPSGTTWMVTVGVDVAEPAPGTAVPAGDNGAGEAGSSDAGENSAEGSEDSEPVLVWVRRYFQVPVTVQQPADEDEPLAVAALALPAPVPGPSAADAPDLDYPRTIPITSEAGESVAAFLGALVAGEGEITRYLRPGTAIQPVTPPPYTAVTVTSIGGSHEISDDPSDGDGTHALVTAELTRPDGEKTTAQYVLTLVARDGRWEVSGLDQAVRTETPVAGSGESGTE
- a CDS encoding TadE/TadG family type IV pilus assembly protein, yielding MTLSRAVRALRNRQAQPRHRLDARLRGPVTGSSCHGAAERGNVAINTAVIFPMVLLIAMLLLMAGRTVLAQGAVQSAANEAARSASISRTATTAHISASQTALSTLNNSGVSCSSTTVTPSLDAFTLPLGTVGEVRVEVSCVVPLSDLGLPGAPGAREMRATGTSVLDAYRGRS